Proteins encoded within one genomic window of Streptomyces sp. NBC_01314:
- a CDS encoding GNAT family N-acetyltransferase, whose translation MSELRTDRLLLRGWRPSDLAPWAALNADPQVREHFPGVLTSEQSHASAAAFQADLDGRGWGWWAVEVRATGEFIGFTGLDPVDDDMPFSGVEAGWRLARTAWGHGYATEAARAVVDFGFDRLRLPEILAVTTAGNLRSQAVMGRLGMTRDPSDDFDDPSVPEGPLRRNVVFRLAASAS comes from the coding sequence ATGTCCGAACTGCGAACCGATCGTCTCCTCCTGCGCGGCTGGCGCCCGTCCGACCTCGCCCCCTGGGCGGCCCTGAACGCGGATCCGCAGGTGCGGGAGCACTTCCCGGGCGTCCTCACGAGCGAACAGAGCCACGCGTCCGCCGCCGCCTTCCAGGCCGACCTCGACGGACGGGGCTGGGGCTGGTGGGCGGTGGAGGTGCGCGCGACGGGCGAGTTCATCGGATTCACCGGCCTGGATCCGGTGGACGACGACATGCCGTTCTCCGGAGTGGAGGCGGGCTGGCGCCTGGCGCGTACGGCCTGGGGCCACGGTTACGCCACGGAGGCCGCGCGGGCGGTCGTGGACTTCGGCTTCGACCGCCTCCGTCTTCCAGAGATCCTCGCGGTGACCACCGCCGGTAACCTCCGCTCCCAGGCGGTGATGGGCCGCCTCGGCATGACCCGGGATCCGTCCGACGACTTCGACGATCCGAGTGTGCCGGAGGGCCCGCTGCGACGGAACGTGGTGTTCCGGCTGGCGGCGAGCGCCTCGTAG
- a CDS encoding EamA family transporter produces the protein MRWVALTAVAPVAWGTTYFVTHEYLPADSPLYGAALRALPAGLVLLALCRRLPRGAWWGRAALLGLLNVSVFFVLVYAASQLLPTSVASTVMAAAPLTMMLIAWPLVSERPGRAHLAGAAIGLGGVCLMLFTGAAGAGLPGVLASAAAMLVSSFGHILTKRWNAGTDVLASTAWQLTAGGLILLPVAAAVEGAPPTLSPRALLAFAYVALIATALAFAAWFTGLRHLPAATVGLIGLLNPATGVLLGTAVAGETLTGRQLCGLLLVSVGVVLGRPGRARRRDGDRPGPGPAPAAGPRENPRRTPQSLM, from the coding sequence ATGCGGTGGGTGGCGCTGACCGCGGTCGCGCCGGTGGCCTGGGGCACCACCTACTTCGTCACACACGAGTACCTGCCGGCGGACAGCCCGCTGTACGGGGCGGCCCTGCGGGCGCTCCCCGCCGGCCTCGTCCTGCTGGCCCTGTGCCGACGGCTCCCGCGCGGTGCCTGGTGGGGGAGGGCCGCGCTGCTGGGGCTGCTCAACGTGAGCGTGTTCTTCGTGCTCGTCTACGCGGCCTCCCAACTGCTGCCGACGAGCGTCGCCTCCACCGTCATGGCGGCCGCCCCGCTGACGATGATGCTCATCGCCTGGCCCCTGGTCTCCGAACGGCCCGGCCGCGCGCACCTGGCCGGCGCCGCGATCGGGCTCGGCGGGGTCTGCCTCATGCTCTTCACCGGGGCGGCGGGCGCCGGCCTCCCCGGCGTCCTCGCCTCGGCCGCCGCCATGCTCGTCTCGTCCTTCGGGCACATCCTGACCAAGCGCTGGAACGCGGGGACTGACGTACTCGCCTCCACCGCGTGGCAACTCACCGCCGGAGGCCTCATCCTCCTCCCGGTCGCCGCAGCCGTGGAGGGGGCGCCGCCCACGCTCTCCCCGCGGGCCCTCCTCGCCTTCGCCTACGTCGCCCTGATCGCCACCGCGCTCGCCTTCGCCGCCTGGTTCACCGGCCTGCGTCATCTGCCCGCCGCCACCGTGGGGCTGATCGGTCTCCTCAACCCCGCCACCGGCGTCCTCCTCGGCACGGCCGTCGCCGGGGAGACGCTGACGGGCCGGCAGCTGTGCGGACTGCTGCTGGTCTCGGTCGGTGTCGTCCTGGGCCGCCCCGGCCGCGCGCGCCGACGCGACGGCGACCGGCCGGGACCGGGGCCCGCTCCGGCGGCCGGCCCGCGCGAGAATCCTCGACGTACGCCCCAGTCCCTGATGTGA
- the mraY gene encoding phospho-N-acetylmuramoyl-pentapeptide-transferase: MNQILFAGAIGLFLTLIGTPLLIKLLARKGYGQYIRDDGPRGHAGKRGTPTMGGIAFILATLVAYVSTKVITGESPTYPGFLVLFLMAGMGVVGFLDDYIKIVKRRSLGLRAGAKMAGQLIVGIVFALLAIRFADDRGQTPASLKLSFVTDFGWTIGPVLFVVWALFMILAMSNGVNLTDGLDGLATGASVMVFGGYTFIGLWQFQNSCANAMELTDPASCIEVRDPLDLAVVAAALMGACFGFLWWNTSPAKIFMGDTGSLALGGALAGLAICSRTELLMAVLGGLFVLITLSVVIQVGSFKLTGKRVFRMAPLQHHFELKGWSEVLVVVRFWTIQGICVIVGLGLFYAGWAAG; the protein is encoded by the coding sequence ATGAACCAGATCCTGTTTGCCGGGGCCATCGGCCTGTTTCTGACGCTGATCGGCACACCGCTGCTGATCAAGCTGCTGGCCCGGAAGGGCTACGGGCAGTACATCCGGGACGACGGCCCACGCGGCCACGCCGGTAAGCGCGGCACCCCCACCATGGGTGGCATCGCCTTCATCCTGGCCACCCTCGTCGCCTACGTCTCGACCAAGGTCATCACCGGTGAGAGCCCGACGTACCCCGGTTTCCTGGTGCTGTTCCTGATGGCGGGCATGGGTGTGGTCGGGTTCCTCGACGACTACATCAAGATCGTGAAGCGGCGTTCGCTGGGGCTGCGGGCCGGGGCGAAGATGGCCGGTCAGCTGATCGTCGGCATCGTGTTCGCCCTCCTCGCCATCCGGTTCGCGGACGACCGGGGCCAGACACCGGCCTCCCTGAAGCTGTCGTTCGTCACCGACTTCGGCTGGACCATCGGGCCGGTGCTGTTCGTCGTGTGGGCCCTGTTCATGATCCTGGCCATGTCGAACGGGGTGAACCTGACCGACGGTCTGGACGGGCTCGCCACGGGCGCCTCGGTCATGGTCTTCGGCGGCTACACCTTCATCGGTCTGTGGCAGTTCCAGAACTCGTGCGCCAACGCCATGGAACTCACCGACCCCGCCTCCTGCATAGAGGTACGCGATCCGCTCGACCTCGCCGTCGTCGCCGCCGCGCTGATGGGGGCCTGCTTCGGGTTCCTGTGGTGGAACACCTCGCCCGCCAAGATCTTCATGGGCGACACCGGGTCCCTCGCCCTCGGCGGCGCGCTCGCCGGCCTCGCCATCTGCTCCCGCACCGAACTGCTCATGGCCGTCCTCGGCGGGCTGTTCGTTCTGATCACCCTGTCGGTGGTCATCCAGGTCGGCTCGTTCAAGCTGACCGGCAAGCGGGTCTTCCGCATGGCCCCGCTCCAGCACCACTTCGAACTCAAGGGCTGGTCCGAAGTCCTCGTAGTGGTCCGCTTCTGGACCATCCAGGGCATCTGCGTGATCGTCGGCCTCGGTCTGTTCTACGCGGGGTGGGCCGCGGGCTGA
- a CDS encoding MarR family winged helix-turn-helix transcriptional regulator produces MERGMEEHQQPPDRVARIQADWRRERPDVDVSPQGVIGRLHRLADRLTEELCLVYGRYGLSEGEFDVLATLRRAGAPFERAPGELAAHTMVTTGAMTKRIDRLERAGLVTRRRAEDDQRGRIVALTRPGRELIDEAFTAHMRNERRLLDLLTSAEAGSLETVLTTWLSRMERPGPCGGE; encoded by the coding sequence ATGGAGAGGGGCATGGAGGAACACCAGCAACCACCGGACCGTGTCGCCCGCATCCAGGCCGACTGGCGCCGCGAGCGGCCCGACGTCGACGTCAGCCCGCAAGGAGTGATCGGCCGGCTGCACCGCCTGGCGGACCGGCTCACCGAGGAACTGTGCCTGGTCTACGGCCGCTACGGGCTCAGCGAGGGCGAGTTCGACGTACTCGCCACCCTGCGCCGGGCAGGCGCCCCGTTCGAACGGGCACCCGGTGAACTCGCCGCGCACACCATGGTGACCACCGGCGCGATGACGAAGCGGATCGACCGGCTGGAGCGGGCCGGGCTCGTCACCCGCCGCCGCGCCGAGGACGACCAGCGCGGCCGCATCGTCGCCCTCACCCGGCCGGGACGGGAACTGATCGACGAGGCGTTCACCGCGCACATGCGCAACGAGCGCCGTCTCCTGGATCTGCTGACGTCGGCCGAGGCCGGGTCACTCGAAACGGTGCTCACGACCTGGCTGTCCCGCATGGAACGTCCGGGGCCCTGCGGCGGCGAGTGA
- a CDS encoding DUF6624 domain-containing protein, translating into MESTSPTASGTAPPRGRVLAAELVRRAEDERRLAHEARSAPTARARDRIAECHAGNGDALRAIVSRHGWPTAESVGEPASTAALMILLHSPDLGFQLTCRDLIAEAVADGRCPAVHHAYIADHCAVALGQPQFYGTRINPGTLFPYPVRHPETVDERRHDVGLGPLADHLRAVRCGLGASGGL; encoded by the coding sequence ATGGAATCCACGTCACCAACCGCGTCCGGCACCGCACCGCCCCGTGGGCGGGTACTCGCCGCCGAACTGGTCCGCAGGGCCGAGGACGAGCGGCGGCTGGCCCACGAGGCCCGGTCGGCGCCCACCGCGCGGGCCCGCGACCGCATCGCCGAGTGCCACGCCGGAAACGGGGACGCCCTTCGCGCGATCGTCTCCCGCCACGGCTGGCCCACCGCCGAGTCGGTCGGCGAACCCGCCTCCACGGCGGCCCTGATGATCCTGCTGCACTCCCCCGACCTCGGCTTCCAGCTCACCTGCCGTGACCTGATCGCCGAAGCAGTCGCGGACGGCCGCTGTCCCGCCGTGCACCACGCCTACATCGCCGATCACTGTGCCGTCGCGCTGGGCCAGCCGCAGTTCTACGGCACCCGCATCAACCCCGGCACCCTCTTCCCGTACCCCGTCCGCCACCCCGAGACGGTCGACGAACGCCGCCACGACGTGGGCCTCGGCCCGCTGGCCGATCATCTGCGGGCGGTGCGGTGCGGGTTGGGGGCGAGCGGCGGGCTCTAG